The Corynebacterium tuberculostearicum genome window below encodes:
- a CDS encoding adenylosuccinate synthase, with amino-acid sequence MAAIVIVGAQWGDEGKGKATDILGGKVDYVVKPNGGNNAGHTVVVGGEKYELKLLPAGILSENATPVLGNGVVINLEALFDEIDGLEARGANASRLKISANAHLVAPYHQTLDRVQERFLGKRAIGTTGRGIGPTYADKVARIGIRVQDIFDESILRQKVESALDIKNQMLVKMYNRKAIEADQIVEYFLSYRDRLRPMVIDAELELNQALEAGKHVLMEGGQATMLDVDHGTYPFVTSSNPTAGGASVGSGIGPTRIKTSLGIIKAYTTRVGAGPFPTELFDKWGEYLQTTGGEIGVNTGRKRRCGWYDSVVARYATRVNGFTDYFLTKLDVLTGIGEIPICVAYDVDGKRYDELPLTQSEFHHAEPIFETMPAWDEDITECSTFEELPQKAQDYVLRLEELSGCRISYIGVGPGRDQTIVRHDVMEDQ; translated from the coding sequence CCGACATCCTCGGCGGCAAGGTTGACTACGTGGTCAAGCCGAACGGCGGCAATAACGCCGGCCATACCGTCGTGGTAGGCGGCGAAAAATACGAGCTGAAGCTCCTGCCGGCCGGCATTTTGTCCGAGAACGCCACCCCGGTGCTGGGCAATGGCGTGGTAATTAACCTTGAGGCGCTCTTTGATGAGATTGATGGCCTTGAGGCCCGCGGCGCGAACGCCTCGCGCCTGAAGATTTCCGCCAATGCGCACTTGGTGGCGCCGTATCACCAGACCCTGGACCGCGTGCAGGAACGCTTCCTGGGCAAGCGCGCTATCGGCACCACCGGCCGCGGCATTGGCCCGACCTACGCCGATAAGGTCGCGCGCATTGGTATCCGCGTGCAGGACATCTTTGATGAGTCCATCCTGCGCCAGAAGGTGGAATCCGCGCTGGATATCAAGAACCAGATGCTGGTGAAGATGTACAACCGCAAGGCCATCGAGGCCGACCAGATTGTGGAGTACTTCCTGAGCTACCGCGACCGCCTGCGCCCGATGGTTATCGACGCCGAGCTGGAGCTCAACCAAGCCCTCGAAGCTGGCAAGCACGTGCTTATGGAGGGCGGCCAGGCCACCATGCTCGACGTGGACCACGGCACCTACCCGTTCGTGACCTCGTCTAACCCGACCGCCGGTGGTGCTTCCGTGGGCTCCGGCATTGGTCCAACGCGCATCAAGACCTCGCTGGGCATTATCAAGGCCTACACCACCCGCGTGGGTGCCGGCCCGTTCCCCACCGAGCTCTTTGATAAGTGGGGCGAGTACCTGCAGACCACCGGTGGCGAGATTGGTGTGAACACCGGCCGCAAGCGCCGCTGTGGCTGGTATGACTCCGTTGTTGCGCGCTATGCCACCCGCGTCAACGGCTTCACCGATTACTTCTTGACCAAGTTGGACGTTCTCACCGGCATCGGGGAGATTCCGATCTGCGTGGCTTATGACGTCGACGGCAAGCGCTACGACGAGCTGCCGCTTACCCAGTCCGAATTCCACCATGCCGAGCCCATCTTCGAGACCATGCCGGCCTGGGATGAGGACATCACGGAGTGCTCCACCTTTGAGGAGCTGCCGCAGAAGGCCCAGGATTACGTCCTGCGCTTGGAAGAGCTGTCTGGCTGCCGTATCTCCTATATCGGCGTTGGTCCGGGCCGCGATCAGACCATCGTGCGCCACGATGTAATGGAGGACCAGTAA